GGTGGGAAATAGTCGAGTATTTGCCTAGTGCCCTTCCcatgtattgttattattactctGATGCTATCTTATGTCTTCAATTTTAGTATTATATGCTGTCTCCTTGTtttaattattgtattatttggTGTTGCTACTATTCTCGTTTTCGTTGTTTTTAGCATGATATTTTtcagtattttattttctttacacacttatttcaatattttttacttgAGTCGAGAGTCTACCGAAAATAGTTTTCTGCCTTCACAAAGTAGGGGTAAGATTGTGTACACGCCATCCTCCATAAATCACACTGGTTATATTAGTGTTGACTCACGGAAACAAAATACGTGTTATGTAAGTAGGCACGAAGcttaaagatgaaaaaaaaatctttgataTTTGTAATTAAAAACAAGTCAtagatatttatataattataaattatctaattaaaaatacaatgagaaatttaaaattaaattgttgCTAATAGcttatttggattgacttattttaagcagcttataagttgaaaactgattataagttagaaaaaaataagtagGTGCAACCCAAcctatttttttgacttataagctgttttcaacttataagttgattaaaataagtttattcaaacaaacccaattatttattgagacttattttaagtataaaataattttaaattgacCAACCAaatacttaaaaaaattaaaaacaatttataaacaacttataagtcaatttaAATGGGCTCTAAATATACAAAGatactaactaaaaaaagaaaaagtgttACGAGAATGGAGAGAAAAAGTATACTTGAAAGAGGTATAATAGGAAAAACATTTTTCACACGTAAGGGAAAGGGTAGGAAAAAAGTACATACAAGATGCAATATTTTTGACATTAatgtaaaatatttgatatgaaATAGGTACTTTTTTCCTGCAATTGATGTgatatacttttatttttaatttaatatttgatATGAAATAATAAGGTATTTCTTTTGCTTAAATTATTgtgacatatttttatttttagtttatataataaagaatgtaatttttttataattagaaataatttaatttcaaaattttcattttaatgtcatatttttataattaaaaattacttaattttaaaattctcttttaccttttaatgaaataatttataatcatataaatatttaaaatttattttagatcacaaattttaaaaattattcttcctttattaaattttatacttaatCAAATGatatcaaataaatttaattaaaggAGTTAGTATTGATTATTTTTACTAAATCATCAATAAATGCTTGTAatagaaatttatttataattattatcctattaataatttaatatagagtaagatttaaacttttttaaaatatggtAAAACAATTTAACACATGGCACGTGTCACATCACTTCTTTCCATAACTcttttagcccacagattgaGCACATAAATAAATGGCACAAAGTTGGGCAGCCATTATTTCCAATGCTAGGGGCATTTGTCGTAATTACCTGTGATTACGGAGCCTCTTTTTGACCACGCGTGCTACTATTTTGGGCACATCAATAACCGATTCCCCTTTGACCCACCTTTACCCTCTATTTTTTCGTCAACAATTTTTTTCCCCAATTCCAATTTCTCGTCTTCGTCCCTCAAATCGACCTCGATTTTTCTTCTTGACGATCGAATCGATCTCCGATCCTTCTAATTCGTTTCATTCTCTATCGATTGGTACCTCTTTTGGCTTTATCCGTGCGGAAATTGAATTCCGAGGTTAGGGTTTCAGATCTATCGATTTTTTCATCAGATCTGTTTGATCTGTcgtcatttcatgaaattaattCTGTTTCTACCTTGATTTTGTTATTATCCTTTGATTTCTTGAGAAAGATAAAggatcaattttattttatttcgtTTGTGATGTTGAggattttcttttgtttgatcAGCCTTTCTTCGTGCTCGATCTGTTGATTCGTCGCATCAATTCCTGGTCGAtttgattttttgaattttttacatCGGATTCAAATTTGGGGATCTAGGGTTAGGtttttttattcataaaatcGTAATTAAATCATTTTAGGTCACGATTTCCAGAAGAAAACGAAAAGATTTTATCTGATTTTTTGAATCCGACTGTCGATTGATTGCAATTAGCTCAAATCAAAACATCTTTTGCTCGATTTTACCAAGACTTCTCCGAGGTACAGGAACCTCATCCTTTTCCTTAAATTTTGGCTTTATTGAAGCAGAAAAAactgtttttattttattttattttgcacatgtaaagttaacaaaaaataattctttttagtatttaaatttttattatcaAACTTTTCTGAGCCAGTCCATTTTATCTGTACACGTGCCACGTGTCAAATGATTACTGTGGCTACCTTTACCTCTGAGTGGCAACCTTTTCAACTATTACTTAGATTTTTGCTCGAAACAGAGTGGGTTGTTATGTCTACCGGAGAGTCAACTGTGCTTGACTTCTCTATATTTGTTCTTATTATCATATGGGTTCTAATTTTGCTTCTTCCTTAAACATTCTCTCTGAATTTTCCTCTTGTTTCCTTACTACTATGCTATTGATAGTTTAATTTCTGTTGTTGTGACATTAATTCTTACTATACATGCCGTGTTTTGTTAGTGgcaattctttttattttggggTTAtgtaaattatcttttttttactAGAAATTCTCAATGCTCTGTTTAGCTATGATTAAAAAGATATCATTTTAGTGTTTAGTGCTGAATGTAGTGTCTATCTCTCTCTCATGTATCTTTTGTTTGAAGAATGCTCTGGATATCATTTTTGTCTTATGGAATTGTTTGCAACAATATATGTTTTTGAATGTGTGGAACTTAATTCTCCTCCACTTTCCCTTTCCTGAATCTGCTTAACACCTTCTTCTACTTCCTTTTGCAGTTAAATATGGTGCAAAAAAGACCATACGGTGAAGAAAAGTTGTATGAGGTTTCGTCCAAGCAACCAAGACATGTAGAACCAAGTGGTCAGCTAGTTTCCTTTTCGGAGTTTCCGTGTGAATCAATGCCTCCTAACTCTTACACTTCAGGTTAGGAAGAGATTATTCTATCAAATTCCTGGAAATGTTTTGCGTTGTTTTAACTGCTTTGTGAATAATGGTTTGAATGCTTTTATTTACTCAAACTTTAGATAGTTGCGATGTGGCTGAAGTTCCTGTTTCTTCTGAGAAAGCAGTTGAAATGGGCGTTCATGGCTCTGCTTCAAATTCTTATTGGACCACTAGTAGCACCAGCGAAGAAGACATCAGGTTCGAGGCACCTTTTCGCGTATTGACGGCTTCCGAATATTACAATATTGATCCTCCATTCAGAGTTGTTATACATCCAATGGAGGTCTATTCCCCCCTTTTGAACAATCCTCCTCGAAAGTTGGTACCCATTGGACCAGATTTCCAAGCCGAATTACCAGAATGGAGTGCATATGATAGCAAAAATATGTCCATGAAGGAGAGCACTCAAGAAAGACCAAATCTTCCATCTCAAGCTCTAGAATCCGATTTTGTGGATCATCGTGATGAAGAAAATAAACTTGCTGGGACATGTACCATTCCAATGCCTAAATTGGAATTACCTGCAGACCATGAGGAGAACATTGGAGCAGGAAAAATTGGGTGCTCCTGTGAAGATGCTGGTTCCTTTGGATGTGTTCGACTGCACATCATGGAAGCAAGGGAGAAACTTAAGGATGCCCTAGGCGAGGAAACATTCGTTAGATTGGGTGTTTATGATATGGGAGAGGTAGTGGCAGAGAAATGGAGTGAAGAGGAAGAGGAATTATTTCATGAAGTTGTATTTTCCAATCCTGCAGCACTAGGCAGGAATTTCTGGAACCACCTTGCTGTTGAATTTCCTTCACGAAGCAGGAGAGATCTCGTTAGCTATTATTTTAATGTCTTTATTTTGCGGAAGCGTGCCAAGCAGAACAGGTTTGATCCATTAAATATAGACAGTGATAATGATGAATGGCAGGAGATCGATGACGATGTTGTTGCTACGGGAGCTCAAATGACAGATGAAGATGAGGATTCTGTGGTTGAGTCtccaatatatcaaaattattcTGGTCACAATGAGATATATGTGAATGAAAAACAAGCATATGATGAGGAAGCTGGTGTTGCAACCTTGGAAGATAATCAGACTATAAACTCTTGCAGTAAGAAGGTCTTGAGTGATGTGTCAGAAGCATGTCCCGATGAAT
This Solanum dulcamara chromosome 8, daSolDulc1.2, whole genome shotgun sequence DNA region includes the following protein-coding sequences:
- the LOC129899510 gene encoding uncharacterized protein LOC129899510 isoform X2: MVQKRPYGEEKLYEVSSKQPRHVEPSGQLVSFSEFPCESMPPNSYTSVEMGVHGSASNSYWTTSSTSEEDIRFEAPFRVLTASEYYNIDPPFRVVIHPMEVYSPLLNNPPRKLVPIGPDFQAELPEWSAYDSKNMSMKESTQERPNLPSQALESDFVDHRDEENKLAGTCTIPMPKLELPADHEENIGAGKIGCSCEDAGSFGCVRLHIMEAREKLKDALGEETFVRLGVYDMGEVVAEKWSEEEEELFHEVVFSNPAALGRNFWNHLAVEFPSRSRRDLVSYYFNVFILRKRAKQNRFDPLNIDSDNDEWQEIDDDVVATGAQMTDEDEDSVVESPIYQNYSGHNEIYVNEKQAYDEEAGVATLEDNQTINSCSKKVLSDVSEACPDELIDNNSNCGHDIQSLDRHHSNEEADHDVEDNSCTTDAAGASSEPPQVKTDNCKHWASHYAGVGIGSGHDFVMEPSNGKEWDMGYLSCAKNEVDLLPTCTMIEEVFGDEAWSSKNRDGHSLGKH
- the LOC129899510 gene encoding uncharacterized protein LOC129899510 isoform X1 — encoded protein: MVQKRPYGEEKLYEVSSKQPRHVEPSGQLVSFSEFPCESMPPNSYTSDSCDVAEVPVSSEKAVEMGVHGSASNSYWTTSSTSEEDIRFEAPFRVLTASEYYNIDPPFRVVIHPMEVYSPLLNNPPRKLVPIGPDFQAELPEWSAYDSKNMSMKESTQERPNLPSQALESDFVDHRDEENKLAGTCTIPMPKLELPADHEENIGAGKIGCSCEDAGSFGCVRLHIMEAREKLKDALGEETFVRLGVYDMGEVVAEKWSEEEEELFHEVVFSNPAALGRNFWNHLAVEFPSRSRRDLVSYYFNVFILRKRAKQNRFDPLNIDSDNDEWQEIDDDVVATGAQMTDEDEDSVVESPIYQNYSGHNEIYVNEKQAYDEEAGVATLEDNQTINSCSKKVLSDVSEACPDELIDNNSNCGHDIQSLDRHHSNEEADHDVEDNSCTTDAAGASSEPPQVKTDNCKHWASHYAGVGIGSGHDFVMEPSNGKEWDMGYLSCAKNEVDLLPTCTMIEEVFGDEAWSSKNRDGHSLGKH